A section of the Gemmatimonadales bacterium genome encodes:
- a CDS encoding M28 family peptidase produces the protein MLGRIRCVALATLATLIGCGAGSPPAKEFNGKAALEYLTTQVAFGPRIPGKPGHAAMLTWLDSMARVRAESVTVQRWWHHTASGDSIPLANVLAQFNPKATQRVLYVAHWDTRPHADNDKTDKNGVMPGADDGGSGVAILLGVADALKKAPPTVGVDLLFVDGEDYGDFGPPMVDVLLGAAYYAKHQLAPSPMFAVLWDMVGHKDLRIPQEQFSTIAAPDLVSRVWKIADQMGYGHIFTDEKYGGITDDHIPLIDAGIQAIDIIDINYPYWHTTQDTPDKESVESLEAVGNVAVGVIRRAGK, from the coding sequence ATGCTCGGTCGAATCCGCTGTGTTGCTCTTGCGACGCTCGCCACCCTCATCGGTTGCGGGGCGGGGAGCCCGCCGGCCAAGGAGTTCAACGGCAAGGCGGCGCTCGAGTACCTGACGACGCAGGTGGCGTTCGGTCCGCGGATCCCCGGAAAACCGGGCCACGCCGCGATGCTGACGTGGCTCGATTCGATGGCTCGCGTGCGCGCCGAGAGCGTCACCGTGCAGCGGTGGTGGCATCACACGGCGTCGGGCGATTCGATTCCGCTGGCCAACGTGCTGGCGCAGTTCAATCCGAAGGCGACCCAGCGCGTCCTCTATGTTGCGCACTGGGATACCCGCCCGCACGCCGACAACGACAAGACCGACAAGAACGGCGTGATGCCCGGCGCGGATGACGGCGGTTCGGGAGTGGCGATCCTCCTCGGAGTGGCCGATGCGCTCAAGAAGGCGCCGCCGACCGTTGGCGTCGATCTCCTCTTCGTCGATGGCGAAGACTACGGCGATTTTGGTCCGCCGATGGTCGACGTGCTTCTCGGTGCGGCGTATTACGCCAAGCATCAGCTCGCGCCGTCGCCGATGTTCGCCGTGCTCTGGGACATGGTCGGACACAAGGATCTCAGGATTCCGCAGGAACAGTTTTCGACCATCGCCGCTCCGGACCTCGTGAGCCGCGTCTGGAAGATCGCCGACCAGATGGGGTACGGTCACATCTTTACCGATGAGAAATACGGCGGGATCACCGACGATCACATACCACTGATCGATGCCGGCATTCAGGCGATCGACATCATCGACATCAACTATCCGTACTGGCACACCACGCAGGATACGCCCGACAAGGAGTCGGTCGAGAGTCTCGAGGCGGTGGGCAACGTCGCCGTCGGCGTGATCCGTCGCGCCGGGAAGTGA
- a CDS encoding helix-hairpin-helix domain-containing protein produces the protein MKDLFAALSRRERRAISILLGLAVAGHLLRAFAAAPSAPRVAAQLFAPGSDGDPIAHRDSIRRLSRPLAQGERVDVDHASAEELARLPGIGPALARRIVADRESHGAFGGVSGLSRVHGMGKALITKLISRLSFGGVPAEAQVTSETDSVDLNHATVADLVGLPGIGPSRARAIIAFRDSVGPFREVDDLKRVPGITGALVKRLDGRVVAR, from the coding sequence ATGAAAGACCTCTTCGCCGCTCTCTCGCGCCGCGAACGCCGCGCGATCTCGATCCTCCTCGGGCTTGCGGTTGCCGGCCATCTCCTCCGCGCCTTCGCAGCCGCACCCTCGGCGCCAAGGGTTGCCGCGCAACTCTTCGCACCGGGGTCGGATGGCGACCCCATCGCACACCGCGACTCGATCCGGCGGCTCTCGCGGCCGCTGGCCCAGGGAGAGCGGGTCGACGTGGACCACGCCTCGGCGGAGGAGCTGGCACGGCTTCCAGGAATCGGGCCGGCCCTGGCCAGGCGAATCGTGGCGGATCGCGAGAGCCATGGTGCGTTCGGCGGTGTGTCGGGGCTCTCCCGGGTTCACGGAATGGGGAAGGCGTTGATCACGAAGCTGATATCGCGCCTCAGCTTTGGGGGCGTCCCGGCCGAAGCTCAAGTGACCAGCGAGACCGACTCCGTCGACCTCAACCATGCCACTGTTGCGGATCTGGTGGGTTTGCCGGGGATCGGACCGTCTCGCGCCAGGGCAATAATCGCATTTCGCGACAGCGTAGGGCCATTTCGCGAGGTGGATGACCTGAAACGTGTACCTGGGATCACTGGAGCCCTGGTCAAGCGGCTGGATGGCCGAGTGGTGGCCCGCTGA